A window of the bacterium genome harbors these coding sequences:
- a CDS encoding T9SS type A sorting domain-containing protein, with translation MNSWSKARTQVVSGQAGAVSARAAAGSSIAQSGRPRTGRALRPAAAVRCGAAVLYLHARPETRRPWRIPMARRALPLLALCLLLVASFAAAPAHAEWDVDHIEELLPIGPTAEEARLMEALAAQGGERDALDDPPPLAPLRGCAEWEPATGVLIRYPLGLPYSVLQDFDDQVTIHCIVSSANQAAAISNFTANGIDMAKVQWLVRPSDSIWTRDYGPEYVFDGAGDIAIIDHKYNRPSRPNDDVIPIYFAQQQGIPCHTHSMWHTGGNYMTDGANISASTDLVYDEAAAYNGMSPAQVDQLMHDYYGVETYYVLDDIANYGIHHIDTWAKFLDEESVLVKQVWTAHDTYAALEQRAALLASLPSSTGRNYGVHRVYCYSTSSGPAAYTNSLILNNRIYVPLFGNSSHDNAAIAAYQAAAPGYVVEGYTYGSWLTDDALHCRAKGAYDIGMLRVAHIPIIDEQTGPVSVLAQIHAHSGTAITAAELHYRQGGGAWQMVAMTHGAGNDYSATIPDPAASGLTEYYLHVADASGRTEGMPRVEPAAWYSFTQNKQDLTAVDGLTPASPVALHANYPNPFNPSTTFSFTLLFEDRVELAVYDAQGKRVRTLINGTVPAGDTRVSWDGRDEEGRSLPSGTYFYRLRAAGLVYGRPATLVK, from the coding sequence ATGAACTCGTGGTCGAAGGCGCGCACCCAGGTGGTGTCCGGCCAGGCGGGCGCGGTGTCGGCGCGGGCCGCCGCGGGGAGCAGTATAGCGCAATCCGGCCGCCCGAGGACCGGCAGGGCCTTGCGGCCGGCGGCGGCTGTTCGCTGCGGGGCCGCTGTGCTATACTTGCACGCTCGGCCCGAAACCCGCCGTCCGTGGAGGATCCCCATGGCCCGCCGCGCCTTGCCCTTGCTCGCCCTCTGCCTGCTCCTCGTCGCCAGCTTCGCGGCCGCCCCCGCGCATGCCGAGTGGGACGTCGACCACATCGAGGAGCTGCTGCCCATCGGCCCCACCGCCGAGGAAGCGCGGCTCATGGAGGCGCTGGCGGCGCAGGGCGGCGAGCGCGACGCCCTCGACGATCCGCCGCCGCTGGCTCCGCTGCGCGGCTGCGCCGAGTGGGAACCCGCCACCGGCGTGCTGATCCGCTACCCCCTTGGGCTGCCCTACAGTGTGCTCCAGGACTTCGACGACCAGGTGACCATCCACTGCATCGTCTCGAGCGCCAACCAGGCGGCGGCGATCAGCAACTTCACCGCCAACGGCATCGACATGGCCAAGGTGCAGTGGCTGGTGCGCCCCAGCGACTCGATCTGGACGCGCGACTACGGCCCCGAGTACGTCTTCGACGGCGCGGGCGACATCGCGATCATCGACCACAAGTACAACCGCCCCTCGCGGCCGAACGACGACGTGATTCCCATCTACTTCGCCCAGCAGCAGGGGATCCCCTGCCACACGCACAGCATGTGGCACACCGGCGGCAACTACATGACCGACGGCGCGAACATCAGCGCCTCGACGGACCTCGTCTACGACGAGGCGGCGGCCTACAACGGCATGTCGCCGGCCCAGGTCGACCAGCTCATGCACGACTACTACGGTGTGGAGACCTACTACGTTCTCGACGACATCGCGAACTACGGGATCCACCACATCGACACCTGGGCGAAGTTCCTCGACGAGGAGTCGGTGCTGGTCAAGCAGGTCTGGACGGCGCACGACACCTACGCCGCGCTCGAGCAGCGCGCGGCCCTGCTCGCCAGCCTGCCCAGCTCGACCGGCCGCAACTACGGCGTGCACCGCGTCTACTGCTACAGCACCAGCTCGGGCCCGGCCGCCTACACGAACAGCCTGATCCTGAACAACCGCATCTACGTTCCCCTCTTCGGCAACAGCAGCCACGACAACGCGGCGATCGCGGCCTACCAGGCGGCGGCGCCGGGCTACGTCGTGGAAGGCTATACCTACGGAAGCTGGCTCACGGACGACGCCCTCCACTGCCGCGCGAAGGGCGCCTACGACATCGGCATGCTGCGCGTGGCGCACATCCCGATCATCGACGAGCAGACCGGCCCGGTGAGCGTGCTCGCGCAGATCCACGCCCACAGCGGAACGGCAATCACCGCGGCTGAGCTGCACTACCGCCAGGGCGGCGGCGCGTGGCAGATGGTCGCGATGACCCACGGCGCCGGCAACGACTACAGCGCGACGATCCCGGACCCGGCGGCCAGCGGCCTGACCGAGTACTACCTCCACGTCGCCGACGCCTCGGGCCGCACGGAGGGCATGCCGCGCGTCGAGCCCGCGGCCTGGTACAGCTTCACGCAGAACAAGCAGGACCTGACGGCGGTGGACGGCCTGACGCCGGCCAGTCCCGTGGCCCTGCACGCCAACTATCCCAACCCCTTCAACCCCTCGACGACCTTCAGCTTCACGCTGCTCTTCGAGGACCGCGTGGAGCTGGCCGTCTACGACGCTCAGGGCAAGCGCGTGCGCACGTTGATCAACGGGACGGTGCCGGCCGGCGACACCCGCGTCAGCTGGGACGGCCGCGACGAGGAGGGCCGCTCCCTGCCGAGCGGGACCTACTTCTACCGGCTGCGGGCGGCGGGGCTGGTCTACGGGCGGCCGGCGACGCTCGTCAAGTAG
- a CDS encoding DNRLRE domain-containing protein — protein sequence MIPRAIRIAPSALSLQPDRPQSGIWLLSLCDRPAILAPPGEGRTLAANATQSRNARPRRPAQENDRGEATLTRATLKVYVVGSSYQTVNLHRLTRDWDEATVTWNSFGANDGGAYDPTVLGAFTANFGASYASLDVTDPVLAWMNGEVDNFGFLLRQPLAGSPRTEMLSRERASNRPVLELTFVQNGQTQTAVIEPLADAQINEAEPATAFGRVDKLYAGWREAGEKVSLIRFDIEVLPPGDDDGQNEGDGEGCTHSIGYWWWHSGVGCGQAEDLVTPLIGNGIWLGAPHGPKSLGVGDARVASRVLGMRTFGHPLNGITRLYAQLLTAKLNIANGTDPAVVAQTIVEADAFLTLKGWPDWRSLTLMQRLRVLAWSARLAAYNWGLIGPGHCG from the coding sequence GTGATTCCTCGCGCGATCCGGATCGCCCCCAGCGCACTTTCTCTGCAGCCCGACAGGCCTCAGTCGGGGATTTGGCTGCTGAGCCTCTGCGATCGACCTGCTATACTCGCGCCTCCCGGCGAGGGCCGGACCCTGGCAGCCAACGCAACCCAGTCCCGCAACGCCCGGCCCCGCAGGCCGGCCCAGGAGAACGACCGAGGCGAGGCCACGCTCACCCGCGCCACGCTGAAGGTCTACGTGGTCGGCTCGAGCTACCAGACCGTCAACCTCCATCGCCTCACCCGTGACTGGGATGAGGCGACGGTCACCTGGAACAGCTTCGGCGCTAACGACGGCGGGGCCTACGATCCCACCGTGCTCGGTGCCTTCACGGCGAACTTCGGCGCCAGCTATGCGAGCCTGGACGTCACCGATCCGGTGCTCGCCTGGATGAACGGCGAAGTCGACAACTTCGGCTTCCTGCTGCGCCAGCCGCTGGCGGGCAGCCCGCGCACCGAGATGCTCAGCCGCGAGCGCGCGAGCAACCGCCCGGTGCTGGAACTGACCTTCGTCCAGAACGGCCAGACCCAGACGGCCGTGATCGAGCCTCTGGCCGATGCGCAGATCAACGAGGCCGAGCCCGCGACGGCCTTCGGCCGCGTCGACAAGCTCTACGCCGGCTGGCGCGAGGCGGGCGAGAAGGTCAGCCTCATCCGCTTCGACATCGAGGTCCTGCCGCCCGGAGACGACGACGGCCAGAACGAGGGCGACGGCGAGGGCTGCACGCACTCCATCGGCTACTGGTGGTGGCACAGCGGTGTCGGCTGCGGCCAGGCCGAGGACCTCGTGACGCCCTTGATCGGCAATGGCATCTGGCTGGGCGCGCCCCACGGGCCCAAGTCGCTCGGCGTCGGCGATGCGCGGGTCGCCTCCCGCGTGCTCGGAATGCGCACTTTCGGCCACCCGCTCAACGGCATCACGCGGCTCTATGCGCAGCTCCTAACGGCGAAGCTGAACATCGCCAACGGCACCGACCCAGCGGTCGTGGCGCAGACCATCGTTGAAGCGGACGCCTTCTTGACCCTCAAGGGCTGGCCGGACTGGAGAAGCCTCACCCTGATGCAGCGGCTGCGCGTGCTGGCCTGGTCCGCGCGGCTGGCCGCCTACAACTGGGGCCTCATCGGTCCCGGCCACTGCGGCTAA
- a CDS encoding MFS transporter encodes MRNTEHRRELLRLLAATAAFGAAGGIFAATLNNFLAEVHGFGAEARGWLEFPRELPGFLLVGVTGLLALWMRESKMAALAMLASALGALGLARLSPNTALVVTWVAIWSLGDHILFAVDGPLGLKLAREGGEGRRLGQLGGARNLGTISGVGLIYLLAKLGGNDYPLFYLLAGGFPLTASVFYFSLRTGQGERRSRGLVVRREYGLFYAAYVLDNLLFALRVARTTYLKKIARDPEDITPSISLGITIDHAVAMTLPVLSGYLWEAWGYRWVFLIAAAIALLGFFVCLRIRVPARAAAPSAEALPLPAK; translated from the coding sequence GTGCGCAACACCGAGCACCGACGCGAACTCCTGCGCCTGCTCGCCGCCACCGCCGCCTTCGGCGCGGCCGGCGGCATCTTCGCCGCGACCCTGAACAACTTCCTCGCCGAGGTGCACGGTTTCGGGGCCGAGGCGCGGGGCTGGCTGGAGTTCCCGCGCGAGCTACCGGGCTTCCTGCTCGTGGGCGTCACGGGCCTGCTCGCGCTGTGGATGCGCGAGAGCAAGATGGCCGCGCTCGCCATGCTCGCCTCGGCGCTCGGCGCGCTCGGCCTCGCCCGACTCTCGCCGAACACGGCGCTGGTCGTCACCTGGGTGGCGATCTGGTCCCTGGGTGACCACATCCTCTTCGCCGTGGACGGGCCGCTCGGCCTTAAGCTAGCCCGCGAGGGCGGCGAGGGCCGGCGCCTCGGCCAGCTCGGCGGTGCGCGCAACCTGGGCACGATCAGCGGCGTCGGCCTCATCTATCTGCTCGCCAAGCTGGGCGGCAACGACTACCCGCTCTTCTACCTGCTCGCCGGCGGCTTCCCCCTCACCGCCAGCGTCTTCTACTTCAGCCTGCGCACGGGCCAGGGCGAGAGGCGCAGCCGCGGGCTCGTCGTGCGGCGCGAGTACGGCCTCTTCTACGCGGCCTACGTGCTCGACAACCTGCTCTTCGCGCTGCGCGTGGCGCGCACCACCTACCTGAAGAAGATCGCCCGCGACCCGGAGGACATCACGCCCTCGATCTCGCTGGGCATCACGATCGACCACGCCGTGGCGATGACCCTGCCCGTGCTCTCCGGCTACCTCTGGGAGGCCTGGGGCTACCGCTGGGTCTTCCTGATCGCCGCCGCGATCGCCCTGCTCGGCTTCTTCGTCTGCCTGCGGATCCGCGTGCCCGCGCGGGCGGCGGCTCCCAGCG